A window of Apium graveolens cultivar Ventura chromosome 8, ASM990537v1, whole genome shotgun sequence contains these coding sequences:
- the LOC141676617 gene encoding uncharacterized protein LOC141676617, with translation MHFLDKPADSIDLLRDFDQLVAYRLPKDNNDSSYLVVFMHQHEYKPIFAAWFEKMGSGGSGFGTFLKVIVSNIDVLAGPLVISSAIT, from the exons ATGCATTTTTTGGACAAGCCAGCCGACTCAATAGACTTGCTTAGAGATTTTGATCAACTTGTGGCATATCGGTTGCCAAAAGATAACAATGATTCATCTTATTTGGTTGTGTTCATGCATCAGCATGAATATAAGCCGAT ttTTGCTGCTTGGTTTGAGAAGATGGGATCTGGTGGATCTGGTTTTGGCACCTTCCTCAAAGTTATTGTTTCCAACATTGATGTTCTTGCTGG GCCTTTGGTCATTTCATCAGCAATTACTTAG